A genomic window from Paucibacter sp. KCTC 42545 includes:
- a CDS encoding ABC transporter permease, with translation MSGQADMSWFKHLGATLASALRDQGALLMLLVAPVIYSFFYPWPYSTQALQRVPVAIVDQDQSSLSRQIVRFAQASPRLDMSVVSADEAEARSLMARRQIEGYVLLPAGMKRDVGRGQAVTLPVLSDGAYFLTNKVVLSGFGEVIGTVSAGAELKTLKARGQPPLQAEQSRSPLNVQLIALYNPSEGYGSYVVPAVAVLIIQQLLLIGTALWVGTWFERRPQAGEPEATRDNSLTAWSARIAAFALFGLLSAAWYFGLMFPWLGYPHGGNNAGLALLLLPFCWGVAALGVALGALFADRERAMQALLCTSLPIAFIAGFSWPRESLPAALQTLGDAVPAVVGIQAFLRLNQMGAPLEAVAPYGWALLTQAAAFTLLAAWAVQRRSGGTPTALG, from the coding sequence ATGAGCGGGCAAGCCGATATGTCGTGGTTCAAACACCTCGGGGCCACCCTGGCCTCGGCCCTGCGTGATCAGGGCGCATTGCTGATGCTGCTAGTGGCGCCGGTGATTTACTCTTTTTTCTACCCTTGGCCCTATTCGACGCAGGCGCTGCAGCGCGTGCCGGTGGCCATCGTCGATCAAGACCAAAGCAGCCTGAGCCGCCAGATCGTGCGCTTCGCCCAGGCCAGCCCGCGCCTGGACATGAGCGTGGTGAGCGCCGACGAGGCCGAGGCGCGCTCGCTGATGGCACGCCGCCAGATCGAAGGCTATGTGCTGCTGCCCGCCGGCATGAAGCGCGATGTGGGGCGTGGCCAGGCCGTCACCCTTCCAGTGCTGTCGGACGGCGCCTACTTCCTCACCAACAAGGTGGTGCTGAGCGGCTTTGGCGAGGTGATTGGCACCGTCTCGGCCGGCGCCGAACTCAAGACGCTCAAGGCCCGCGGCCAGCCGCCGCTGCAAGCCGAGCAGTCGCGCAGCCCGCTCAATGTGCAACTGATTGCGCTCTACAACCCCAGCGAGGGCTATGGCAGCTATGTGGTGCCAGCGGTGGCGGTGCTGATCATCCAGCAGCTGCTGCTGATCGGCACCGCGCTGTGGGTAGGCACCTGGTTTGAGCGCCGCCCGCAAGCCGGCGAGCCTGAGGCTACGCGGGACAACAGCCTCACGGCCTGGTCGGCCCGCATCGCCGCCTTCGCGCTTTTCGGCCTGCTCTCAGCGGCCTGGTACTTCGGCCTGATGTTCCCCTGGCTGGGCTACCCGCATGGCGGCAATAACGCCGGGCTGGCGCTTTTACTCCTGCCTTTTTGCTGGGGCGTGGCCGCGCTGGGCGTGGCCCTGGGCGCCTTGTTCGCTGACCGCGAGCGGGCCATGCAGGCACTGTTATGCACCTCGCTGCCGATTGCCTTCATCGCCGGCTTCTCCTGGCCGCGCGAATCGCTGCCGGCGGCCTTGCAGACCTTGGGCGATGCCGTGCCCGCCGTGGTCGGCATTCAGGCCTTTTTGCGCCTGAACCAAATGGGCGCGCCGCTGGAAGCGGTGGCCCCCTACGGCTGGGCGCTGCTGACGCAGGCCGCCGCCTTCACGCTGCTGGCGGCCTGGGCGGTTCAGCGCCGCTCGGGCGGCACGCCGACCGCGCTGGGCTGA